ccccgcccgtcaaACAGCAAGAAAAACAGAAACCTTCAGCCACATGACTTTGCTTGACATTTTTTGCAAATACGACTACACTTCCTGTACGTTGAAGTGGACATTTAGTTGATAGCATATCGCGTCCAAATAataacagcagcagcagtaacaGTGAGAAACAGATTAACACATAAGAACTGCAGAGAAATAAAAAGCTAGTGACCTCCTCCTCATGTTCCTGGGGTCCAGCCCCATGTTGATGAGTTTGACGCGTTGTCGGACCCATTAGCGCTGCTGTGTAATCGCTGATCAGATCACCGCCCATTGCAAAGTCATCTATGGAAGCATATTCACTGAAAGCAGGATACCATCAATATCTTGGGTGTTTGACAGAGTATTCATATGCTACATTCTAAGAAAACTAACCTTGCTGAAAAAAGGGAAGAAAATTATAAGGAGGGAAAAATATCCAACAGTTTTGTAGAGATTGCTGTTTTGGAGATTAACTCTGTTGTGCATCTGACCTTAAATTGGGGTTAGTAATGGTTCAATAATTCTCAACTGAATCAAAATCTTGAACAAGTCTTGCAGACagtaaagaaaaaagaaaataaagtaGTGCATTTGTTGTACCTATATAAATCGTGAAACTGCTTCGTTTGTGAAATAAGCATTCAAACCGCCTCTCTTTAAGAAATGGTTAATTTCAGAAACGACACAGCACTTAGCAGTGTCAGGGAATGTCTCATGTAATGCACAACAGATACAACAAAAATGATGTGAAACTGCAATGAACTGAAACGTATTACACTGAATACTGACCTGTTGTGGAATGTGACCCCAGAGCTAGATCCCCTGCCCTGTCCTCTCCCTCTGTGAGACGTAGCGCTGCtgtgacttctctccccttGGCTGTAATATTCTTGCTGCCAAGGGTGTTGCCGTGACAATGGTAACTGTAAGCACAGCATACAGTACATGTAAAACACCTACAAGCTTCATGGGCTATGCATACAAATTTGACCATTTACAGTGCTCTTTATAAGACACTTTATATGTGTAAAAGATAGTACTCATGTGCAGCAAAAGCTATTTTACATTTCTTACGTCAAGGTTATAAACCCAATAACCTCatacctgagaaaaaaaagtgtatcTGTCTAAGCtcacttgtttttgtgtgtatgtgtgttggttttttttgggggggggggtttggggggggggggtttggggggggggggggactagaATAACACAGATTAATCAAAGTGCAATTTGATCACATCAGTAAGCTGAGGTTAGATGATTTTGTCTTCCTCCGAAGACTGAGTATgcctgcctaaatggtggggagTTTGAAAATGGCTGTACTTATAATCTTCCCATTTGGATGACAGGGTCAAGTCCCCTTCTCTGTACCAAGTCGCCCCGCAAGTGTTAAGTATAGATACActcctcaacaacaacaacaacaacaacaacaacaacataacgttATCTTACCTGATCTACAATGTTCTCTTCCACTTCTGCTTGCTGGCCCACAGTGTGGTTGTCATGGTGACCATAAAACCCGTTGTCCAGAGCAAGCCTGTCATCCAGCAGATCCAGTGTGTCTACAGGAAAGAACACAATTTCTCGCATGATCATGTCGCCAAATGCTGATCATACTTGTGGTGTTTTCGTATTCTCTGATAAGACTGTAACATGGGCCCATGAAAGCTCGCTCAAATAGGATGACCCTTAGACAGTTAACAAACTTCATTGATCATAAACCCAGAAACATTTGAATTTTGCTGATCACAACATTCTAAGCATTTCTATTTTCTTTTGGGATAATGATGACTGAGCAAGGTAAGACATATAATTAATTTATGGCCTACGACACTCAGGGCTCACTGCATGTATGTGGTCATCAcagtcaaatggggaaaaactcCTCTTAAATCAATCTCAACACAATGAGCTGCATCTCCACTGCAGACTGTGAGGTGCATGAGATGACCTTCATTTTGAATATTCAAGAAAGCACACAATGAAGAAAAGATAAACACCAACCTAAGGACTCGGCATCGGCCTGTTCAGCTTTCCTCTTGGCCACTTCAGCCAGAGCAGTCTCTCCTTTGTCTTGAGCCATGTAGTGCAGGTCCTGCACAGAGcaagaaaaacacaaacagtTACTCACCAAGTTTTGAAGCATGCATGAACAAAAAATGACATAACAAATAAACAGAGAAGCATAGCATGCTTTGGAGAAAACATAAAGACTACCTCATAGTTTTCTCTCCATGCAGTCTGCAAAATGATCTGCAAATAAAAACAACACTCTTTTTTCATGCATAATTTGGACGTTTGGAGATCTCAACCTGCAATGACCCCCTAGAGTAATTTACTATGACCAAGGACCTTCCAGAGCAACTCACTCTGAACATTGACCTTCCAGAGTAACTCACTCTGAACATTGACCTTCCAGAGTAACTCACTCTGAACATTGACCTTCCAGAGCAACTCACTCTGAACATTGACCTTCCAGAGTAACTCATCATGAACATTGACCTTCCAGAGCAACTCACTCTGAACATTGACCTTCCAGAGTAACTCATCATGAACATTGACCTCCCAAAGCAACTCACCATGAACAAGTCTCTAGCCCCAATGTCAACAGCTAGAAGGAAAGCCTTGTCAAAGCGGGCGTATCTCAGGAGATGGTGGAAGAATCTGCGAGCCAGCCGAGATATGGGGTCACGGTATTCCACGATGGTCACTTCAGACATGGGCGGCTTGGGTGCGTAGAACGTTGCTAATGCTGCCTCCAACTGAGCTGAACACAAATGGATAAATGAGATAAATGAATGCACTGCTACTGCTTTCATTTTCGTTGTCGACAGATGTCATCTCATTGTCATGATGCTGATATGTgagtatattgctatttcatatgttacgtagattttcattggtcaattgggcaaaactgagctcattgcaaaagtgacatcgacgacatttccgtcgatatcagttttgatatcgacgacctctttatagcttccccacttcaaaaacaaagacacctaaatttaaaaactaaaagatatatatgaaaatgtaattatcccagaatttagtagAGCAAGTAACTaattactttttgaaagaaaagacatttggaaacactggaaagtacaagaaaagagtgaacaaaaagaaataataatcagagggagggatatggaacagccaaaattgaaacaaatgcttttgtaatttctgtacagtgaatacaaaatgtccagagaaatagcaatatagctaacattgacggactgtgtgatgatatcttctgctattggtctgtttcgacagtgatatcaaaatctcgaccttcggtctcgattttgatattactgtctcaacagaccatagcagcagatatcatcacacagtccgtcaatattgggtaaaatACATCCTGGTCAATTTTTCTTCACATCCTCTCCCCTCCCAACATTCACATGCAAAGATAGGCAGGCAGCCAGgcagaaacacacacccatccagACACAtccacccagacacacacacctctatcaatttcaatcaatcaatcaatatgaggcttatatcgcgcgtattcaatcaatgaggcttatatcgcgcatattccgtgggtacagttctaggcgctctgcagtgatgccgtgtgagatgaaattttatacggccagtagattgcagccatgtcggcgcatatttacctttcacggccttattccaagtcacacgggtatggtagacaattattaactgtgcctaagcaattttgccaggaaagacccttttgtcaatcgtgggatctttaacgtgcacacccaatgtagtatacacggggggtggttcggacaccgaagagagtctgcacacaaagttgactctgtgaaataaatttccgccgaacctgggatcgaactcgcgctgacagcggccaactgaatacaaatccagcgcgctaccaactgagctatattccgtgggtacagttccaagcacagggatttatttttttatttttattttatgcaatttatatcgcgcacatattcaaggcgcagccagtgatttatttatgccgtgtgagatggaatttttttacacaatacatcacgcattcacatcggccagcagatcgcagccatttcggcgcatatcctacttttcacggcctattattccaagtcacacgggtatttttgtggacatttttatctatgcctatacaattttgccaggaaagacccttttgtcaattgtgggatctttaacgtgcacaccccaatgtagtgcacaagaagggacctcggtttttcgtctcatccgaaagactagcacttgaacccaccacctaggttaggaaaggggggagaaaattgctaacaccctgacccagggtcgaactcgcaacctctcgcttccgagtgcaagtgcgttaccactcggccacccagtcctcaatTTGCCTCATACCTTCCCTGTCAGCGTTAAGCGGCTGGCGGAACAGGTGGTTGACAATGGCGGAAGGGCAGGAGTAGCagctggcacacacacacacacacacacacacacacacacacacacacacacacacagagagtgaCACACACCTCTATCACTTTGCCTCATACCTTCCCGGTCAGCGTTAAGCGGCTGGCGGAGCAGGTGGTTGACAATGGCGGAGAGGCAGAAGTAGCAGGTGGCAGGAGTAACAggtggcacacacgcacacacaaccagacacaaacacacacacacacctctatcAATTTGCCTCGTACCTTCCCGGTCAGCGTTGAGCGGCTGTCGGAGCAGGTGGTTGACAATGGCGGAGAGGCAGGAGTAGCAGGTGGCACCGTCGCTATCCCAGTTTTGACTGCTGAGCAGGCAGACCGCCTCATCTACCTGTTTCGTCTTGATGTACTCCCTGGTCAGTTCCACAGGTGAGAACCTGTCGCGGCTGACTGCTCCCAGGTGTAACATCAACAGGGCTGGGGGGCCCCTGAAGTAAAAAAgatgtttgtgttcttagatttTTAGCTTATAATGGGTTAACATTTGAAACAGATAAGACTGCTAAGGTTCCAAAATTAAGaatcaaattacaaaaaaagTTGGTTACTGGCATGTTAATAACTGACATTAGGAAACATTCTCTGGTCCTCAATATTAAGATGGTGAGAGTTAAAAATATGAAGGAGTCAACGTTAAGATCTACCAGTTTTCATGTATTTGAGTAAATTCTGCCTTCCATACTCTCCCTTCTTGCCTCCATCTAAAACAGAATAATCATACCGTCACACCGTTTGGATACACACCATAATAACATATGTCATACCTGTCAAAGGTGAGGAACATGGCATCCATGTAGTCAGTCACATACTCGGAGCTCTGCGGGTCAAACATACACCAGTCTATGGACTTGAGGCTCATAGATGTCCTGCAACAGCACAATTTGATCGAGTtccttttgtcagttttttAAGGAGCACAGTTGGAAAATATAAAATGCAAGGAAATGCAAATACTCTAAGCATATTTAAAAGTTTCTACctgattttttcttctcaatttgGAAACATCTTAAAATCATTTTCAAAATCCAAAAAGCCATGCCAGAACTGCAAGTGTCCAATTACACCTGAACACGTACATACCTGTGTAGTGTGACTCTTGTTGTTACTAGATTTCCACTCAGAGGAAGCGACCTGAGTTTCCCaccgatgggacaataaagtatgaaatgaaaaaaaaaattacctgAAAAGACGACTGATTTTGAGGAACTTCTCCGGCTCTGGGTCTTCTGTGACAAACTGCACTCTGAGTGGTGTCAGGGCCATATCAAACACCTGTCACATAAAATGCACATCAAAAATGTCTTAAAAAATCAGTACAAATCTCAAAGCACAAGAAAATACCAGCATACATACTcacacttgaacacacacatacacccccttttcccagcacacacacacacacacacacacacacacacacacacacacacacacacacacacacacacacacagagttttgCAAAGTCAATACCTGAATGTCTCCTCTGCTGCTAGCAGCAAACACAATAGTACCACCTGGGTGCCACGCAAGACTGGATGGAAGCTGAAAGCACAGCAAGAGCACTAACTATAACTTCTATCTCCACAGGTTTCTCAATATAATTCTGACTTCAGCTAGTGCTGCCTCGTGTGTTGATAGCCAGGGTATTTTGCCACAGAAAAACTAATGGTAATATGTTTATGTCAAGTATGAGCTATGAAGGTACAACAAGAGAccacagtacaatacaatgtaACTCCCCCTTTTAAcaacccccaatgtaagactccctctccctgttccctgctttctcagacgttttgttCACAACCtcagtaaatgtacccccattttcagactccctcctttttaagatctgattttctcagttttCTGGGAGTTCCACAGTAACAATAACCCAGTAATTATGCCAGCAGAGAATtaacaaaatacaacatttagtcaagctcagtcgaactcacagaatgaaactgaacgcattccattttttccgcaagaccgtacactcgtagcatcgtctgtccaccgctcgtggcaaaggcagtgacattaacaatccagaaaagcgcggtagcggttgcgctgaggaggatagcacgcttttctatatctctattctttttaactctctgaacgtgtttttaatccaaacatatatctttatgtttttggaatcaggaacggacaaggaataagatgaaattgtttttaaatcgatttgggaaatttaattttaatcataatttttatatttttaattttcagagcttgtttttaatccgaatataacatatttatatgtttttgaaatcagaaaatgatgaagaatacgataaacataattttggatcgttttataaacaagaggcgaagccttcaaggctcacgtaagaaatcgacaaacagtaacacaaactcaatcactccgtcacacatacacacacacacacacagtaagcataggtgacactgtgcaagaaagcgagacactagatctagatctgtctgtctgcatgtagcctacttacagacacgactgcccACTAGTCTCGGctcgctcaaaataacaatgaccgagacattccttcgcgtgacgtctaaccctcttacgccataatgtgacgtcttcaaatgacgaaatgttaaagtttctaccacagacatacacacgcacgcacgcacgcacatacgcacgcacagacagacaaagttacgatcgcataggctacacttcgtgagccaaaaagtaaTTTtagttacaattttcagatttttaatgaccaaagtcattaattaatttgtaagcctccaagctgaaatgcaataccaaagtccggccttcgtcgaagattgctttgccaaaatttcaatcaatttgattaaaaaatgagggtgtgacagtgccgcctcaacttttacaaaatgccggatatgtcgtcatcaaagacatttatcgaaaaaatgaaaaaaacgtctggggatatcatacccaggaactcttatgaaaaatgtcataaagatcggtccagtagtttactctgaatcactctacacacacacacacacacacacacacacacacacacacacacacacacacacacacaccacgaccctcgtcttgattcccccctctagtttaaaacatttagtcaaaacttgactaaatgtaaaaagaacatttgATCGAAGTGAATACTGACGTCAAACAAAAGCGAACTCTTACCACTGCTGCCCTTGTGATGAGTGTGACTTTCTTGTACTGGTCGTACATCACCTGTATTAAAACATGAGGGAAACAGATGCATCAATAACCCTTGTACACTGAATCACACTCATGGATTTTGTCCAAAGGGAGATAATGGTGTTTTGCTGTCATTTCTTGTCCGGCACTGTTCTCCATGGCTCTGTACCATATTAAACCATACATTGTACCGCATAACAGTAAATTGTATTACATAACACTTCTAAACTACATGCTAGTGTACTGTACTTTGTTCAACATATTAAATTGTAGTGCACTATAGTTGACTGTATTTTAAAAGAAttccttttaaaacaaaacaaataacaagaaaaagaacacaacctCTTGTCCCTCTATGCATGGATGTTCATCAAAATAAATTGTTATCATTACTGCACAAAGGGCTGTGTCGAAGTGTCTGTGCACGGATGGCTCTAGTTCAAAGAATCAGCAAATGcaccacaaacacaaacatataacaacaacaaaaagaataaTAATGTACAGCAGTATAATACACTCCATCAAAATGTAGCGCGTTGTAAGAGACATCACCCAGAATAGCAATTACTCACCAGAGAGGCGTCACTGCAGCCCAGCAGTAGTTTGTCCTCAGCAGGATTCCTGGCCTGACACTCCACTGTTCCCTTCAGAGGTATGGTCACCACTGCTGCTGTCTGGATCTGAAACATCATCACATGCCCTGTACATCCCAGCCAATTATTATACAAGGGGAAACAACtgtcagttaaaggcacagtaagcctcccgtaaaccatcacagatactgtcaggcttttacacacagtacaaacacccttccatttgaacgctcaccaaacgggaacatcctaggtgccctacgtaaagagcgagcaatttttaaagaattaattttgcgtcgattgctcagagacaatcggaccgtggtgcgttttggcgctagacctaacttttaaaatctaaataataaattgacagcttgttacacaaacattcttaaatcataaaagaattcttttttcatcaagacaagatcagtacaattcgaagttttaaaaatttgaaaaaagaaaagcccggaagcaggatcACGCAAGGTTGTGGTTCTTGTAgtagacgacggtttataggcatcgccagttcctctgaacagtcaaaagccatcgctagaattcttgtgaaccacagccgttagtttcgtgcatagtgagaggtacataataacgtgctattgcagataagctcacagcgagtcgcattcaaattactaactgacgactatgttgtgaaaaagggaaactggatcacacgggtttacgatggctcaggggtaagataacccacgcaaaaataaattctttgaaaattgctcgctctttacggggggcacctaggatgttcccatttggtgagcgttcaaatggaagggtgtttgtactgtgtgtaaaagcctgacagtatctgtgatggtttacgggaggcttactgtgcctttaattcaaACATGCATCTCTACTTagctctttttctctgtctgtcattgtctctctctctctctgtaactctctccagaaccggcacggttggcctagtggtaaggcgtccgccccgtgatcgggaggtcgtgggttcgaaccccggccgggtcatacctaagactttaacattggcaatctagtggctgctccacctggcgtctggcattatggggttagtgctaggactggttggtccggtgtcagaataatgtgactgggtgagacatgaagcctgtgctgcgacttctgtcttgtgtgtggcgcacgttatatgtcaaagcagcaccgccctgatatggcccttcgtggtcggctgggcgttaagcaaacaaacaaacaaacaaacaaacaaacaaactctctccaGTCCCCCCTCACCCTCATCATAGTACATTGTATAGTCAAAtatgccctggcgaccacctctccataATGACCACCTGCTCACAACAACCACCCTAAAAGATTCCTGAAGAGTTTTCCCCCATATAATTCACCTTCCAatagcaaccacctgtctataatggCCACTTTCGGTTGGCCCCTCGGGTTGTCATTATgtacaggtttgactgtatgcATCTTTGGATGCATGTATGagccacatgcacacacagcacaacacacaacacaaatatATTCTCACACTCTAGCTTTCCTTTTCACTTTCCtgccctccacacacacacacacacacacacacacacaaataccttGCCACGAATGATTTCCAGGATGCAGGCACGTGCAGTAACATCCCCTCTCGCCCCAACACTCTGCTCCACTGTGAACATCTTGTGAGGCTGGATACCACTGCCATCACAAGGATCATGAAATTAAGTTTGCAGTTAtttaacatctctctctctctctctctctctctctctctctctctctctctctctctctcccctccccccatttcccCATTGAAATGAGCCttgtgtttattcaataaatgttcagagttctctctctctctctctctctctctctctctctgtgttgttccccccccctcccccttcaagATAACCCCCTTTCCACAAACACAACAGAACTAATTCTTTGTCTTGGCAAAGAAGACAGCATTCAAATTCTTCAACCTTACTCAGTGATGCAAACTGTCTTATCTTCATAATTGTTGAACTCAACACAGCATGCAACCAATTTGTTGTGAATTGAAGGGAAATAAAATTGTACCAACCTGAAGCCAGCA
This Littorina saxatilis isolate snail1 linkage group LG17, US_GU_Lsax_2.0, whole genome shotgun sequence DNA region includes the following protein-coding sequences:
- the LOC138953931 gene encoding WD repeat-containing and planar cell polarity effector protein fritz homolog isoform X2, which produces MFIMIKVNKVSVHYLVGCHVYHDKGEQASAQEHPYHEERQQYTEGRDMIWSPRNKRPERLRDSIKEVEDLLAQYRCVQVRWRSRQLLQMVLSNGCIVSMMMCGHSGDVEKIFIDKSLVGKFTCETVCDAVLTDQYMVVCHADSPRVEYAHFTRRPPIMEAAKRLDKLSTWEPKVTQLDIPGPKGRRLERKFSTNIHQDMLLLWFSVASNEPWPWTPMSSEVERANLIVLSVNGPFIEVLTHTKTECDPVCAGFSGIQPHKMFTVEQSVGARGDVTARACILEIIRGKIQTAAVVTIPLKGTVECQARNPAEDKLLLGCSDASLVMYDQYKKVTLITRAAVLPSSLAWHPGGTIVFAASSRGDIQVFDMALTPLRVQFVTEDPEPEKFLKISRLFRTSMSLKSIDWCMFDPQSSEYVTDYMDAMFLTFDRGPPALLMLHLGAVSRDRFSPVELTREYIKTKQVDEAVCLLSSQNWDSDGATCYSCLSAIVNHLLRQPLNADREAQLEAALATFYAPKPPMSEVTIVEYRDPISRLARRFFHHLLRYARFDKAFLLAVDIGARDLFMDLHYMAQDKGETALAEVAKRKAEQADAESLDTLDLLDDRLALDNGFYGHHDNHTVGQQAEVEENIVDQLPLSRQHPWQQEYYSQGERSHSSATSHRGRGQGRGSSSGVTFHNSEYASIDDFAMGGDLISDYTAALMGPTTRQTHQHGAGPQEHEEEESGDGSSGNVKVIHFGIV
- the LOC138953931 gene encoding WD repeat-containing and planar cell polarity effector protein fritz homolog isoform X1, producing the protein MAYCLCELYIWSLKNQYAIPDHLVGCHVYHDKGEQASAQEHPYHEERQQYTEGRDMIWSPRNKRPERLRDSIKEVEDLLAQYRCVQVRWRSRQLLQMVLSNGCIVSMMMCGHSGDVEKIFIDKSLVGKFTCETVCDAVLTDQYMVVCHADSPRVEYAHFTRRPPIMEAAKRLDKLSTWEPKVTQLDIPGPKGRRLERKFSTNIHQDMLLLWFSVASNEPWPWTPMSSEVERANLIVLSVNGPFIEVLTHTKTECDPVCAGFSGIQPHKMFTVEQSVGARGDVTARACILEIIRGKIQTAAVVTIPLKGTVECQARNPAEDKLLLGCSDASLVMYDQYKKVTLITRAAVLPSSLAWHPGGTIVFAASSRGDIQVFDMALTPLRVQFVTEDPEPEKFLKISRLFRTSMSLKSIDWCMFDPQSSEYVTDYMDAMFLTFDRGPPALLMLHLGAVSRDRFSPVELTREYIKTKQVDEAVCLLSSQNWDSDGATCYSCLSAIVNHLLRQPLNADREAQLEAALATFYAPKPPMSEVTIVEYRDPISRLARRFFHHLLRYARFDKAFLLAVDIGARDLFMDLHYMAQDKGETALAEVAKRKAEQADAESLDTLDLLDDRLALDNGFYGHHDNHTVGQQAEVEENIVDQLPLSRQHPWQQEYYSQGERSHSSATSHRGRGQGRGSSSGVTFHNSEYASIDDFAMGGDLISDYTAALMGPTTRQTHQHGAGPQEHEEEESGDGSSGNVKVIHFGIV